In Porites lutea chromosome 7, jaPorLute2.1, whole genome shotgun sequence, a single window of DNA contains:
- the LOC140944351 gene encoding polycystin-1-like, giving the protein MINTPSPEKDCFMVINISAVQFSTGQFSVIIRNISKDKNYPTTINRAAKSVQEAMIQGLPKGVSILESALQWRLLSEAELVASESVEGTLVSQGSAEWTINRRLIPSGIYQIKFTASVKIGDPAAPQTLQAFDYGFIESIPGPILAIIDGGSRVRWGSPENVTVDGSLSYDGDIGPGTHTGLNFTWSCSLNNSISYSCFGAFANENANATGIIINTETLLAGNAYVLKLTVSKDTRRAFAEMKFEIAAKVVPQVMLR; this is encoded by the coding sequence ATGATAAATACCCCTTCACCAGAGAAAGATTGTTTTATGGTTATTAATATAAGCGCTGTACAATTTTCAACAGGACAGTTTTCAGTGATAATTAGAAACATCTCCAAAGACAAAAATTATCCTACTACAATCAATCGGGCTGCTAAGAGCGTCCAAGAAGCCATGATTCAAGGTTTACCTAAAGGCGTTTCTATTTTGGAAAGCGCATTGCAATGGCGTCTTCTAAGCGAAGCAGAACTGGTAGCTTCGGAGTCAGTAGAGGGAACCTTAGTAAGTCAAGGAAGCGCTGAATGGACCATAAATAGAAGACTCATACCCTCTGGTATCTATCAAATCAAATTCACTGCATCAGTCAAGATTGGTGATCCAGCCGCCCCGCAGACTCTCCAGGCGTTTGATTATGGTTTCATTGAAAGCATCCCTGGTCCAATACTTGCAATAATTGACGGTGGGAGCAGAGTTCGATGGGGGTCACCAGAAAATGTTACAGTGGATGGTTCGCTCAGTTACGATGGAGATATTGGTCCTGGAACCCATACTGGCCTTAATTTTACTTGGTCTTGTTCATTGAATAATTCAATCAGCTATAGCTGCTTCGGTGCATTTGCGAACGAAAACGCCAATGCCACAGGCATAATTATCAATACAGAAACACTCTTAGCTGGAAATGCTTACGTTCTAAAGTTGACTGTTTCCAAAGATACAAGACGTGCTTTTGctgaaatgaaatttgaaatagcCGCCAAGGTAGTACCGCAAGTGATGCTAAGGTAA